Sequence from the Candidatus Edwardsbacteria bacterium RifOxyA12_full_54_48 genome:
GTCTCGCAGTCATCGCCGATCGGGCCGATATTTTCCCTGACCGTCCCCAGAATATCCTTGAGCTGTCTGACTGAAAGCAGGCTGGGCGTTCCCCCGCCGAAGTAAATGGTTTTCAGAATATCGATCCCCGATTTCCGATTTCCGATTTCCTTTAAGATGGCCTGACAGTATCTCTCAGCCTCGACATCTGAAGCCAGCGGTCGGGAGTTGAACCCGCAGTACCCGCATTTGGCCAGGCAGAAGGGAATATGGATGTAAACGCTGTTCATATTTGGATATGATAGCACACCGAAATATCAAAGGCAACTTTCATTTTACTGCCCGGTGGCCGCAAAAGGATATTTTGCCGATATGCGACCCGGGCTTTAACGCAATTACTGATTGACAAAACCGGCTTCTTTTGCTATCCTTAGGCATCTCTTGGGCCGGTGTGGTGAAACTGGTAGACGCAGTGGACTCAAAATCCACCGGTAGCAATACCATGGGGGTTCGATTCCCTCCACCGGCACCAGTTTGGCTCCACCGGCTAGCGGTAGCCCGCCGCAGGCAGACACCATCTTGATCGTGCTGGGCTGTTGTTCATCGCATTAGGATACCATAGCGCCCACGGTGGAAAACACTGAACTTCTGGGGGTTCTGCGCCGGCAGTTTTAATGACAGTCCCGCGACGGCGCATCCGCCGCCGAATGATTCAANNNNNNNNNNNNNNNNNGGGCTGTTGTTCATCGCATCAGGGCACCATGGTGTCCACGGTGGAAAACACTGAACTTCTGGGGGTTCTGCGCCGGCAGTTTTAATGACAGTCCCGCGACGGCGCATCCGCCGCCGAATGATTCAAATGGCCGGGCTGCTGGCGGAGATTCCCTCCACCGGCACCATGTAAGCCCTATAATATGACAGAAGCCCGCCGCCAGCTTTACCGGAACCCATGACTTCAGGGGGGCACCACACCAAAAGAAAAAAGCCGGGCGGTAGCCCGCCGTCCCCTCGATAAAGCCGTTCATCGAGTCGGAAAAATCATATCGAGATGAACGGCCACTCGGGTATCGGCGGGATAATCAAGTAACGATATTTTATTTATGGAAGCACCGAATCCACAATTACCGCAGATGGATCAGCTCATGGAGGAGCTGGTATTACGGGAGGCCTCCGACCTGCATATCCGGGTCGGGGAGCCGCCTATTTATCGCATCGGCGGAAGGCTGGTGCGCAGTGAATTCCCGGTGCTGGGCGAGAACGACACCCGGACCCTGCTGTTCAGCATCATGAATGTCGAGCAGCAGAAAAGATTCGACCAGGAGCTGGAACTGGATTTCGCCTTCGGCCTGCCCGGGGTGGCCCGCTTCCGGGTGAACTCCTTCCGCCAGCGGGGCTACGCCGGCGCGGTGATGCGGGTGATCCCGCTGAAGATAAAGACCATCGAGGAGTGGGGCCTGCCGGTCATCATGAAGGACCTGGCCCTGATGCCCCGCGGCCTGGTGCTGGTTACCGGCCCCACCGGATCGGGCAAATCCACCAGTCTGGCCGCCATGGTGGAGCACATCAACCAGCGGCGCCAGGCCCATATCATCACCCTGGAGGACCCCATCGAGTTCCTGTACAAGGACAGCCAGTCGGTGATCGAACAGCGGGAGGTGGGGTCCGACACCCCCAGCTTCGCCTCCGGCCTGAGCCACGTGATGCGCCAGAATCCCGACGTGATCCTGGTGGGCGAGATGCGCAACTACGAGACCATGTCGCTGTCCATCGCCGCGGCCGAGACCGGCCACCTGGTGCTGGCCACTCTCCACACCACCGACGCCGCCCAGACGGTGGACCGCATCATCAACACCTATCCCCCGGAGTCCCAGGCCCAGGCCCGGGTCCAGCTGGCCACCGTGCTTCAGGCGGTGATATCCCAGGCCCTGCTTCCGGCGGTGGGCAAGAGCAAGCTGGCCGGGGCTTTCGAGATCATGCTCTGCACCCCGGCGGTCCGCAGCGTCATCCGCGACGGCAAGACCCCCCAGATATATTCCCTGATCCAGACCGGCGCCAAGTTCGGCATGCAGAGCCTGGACCAGGCCCTCAAGGATCTGGTGCGCAGCGGCACCGTCACGCTGGACGACGCCCTGGCCAAGTCGTCCAACCCCCAGGAACTGGAACAGTCGATAGGCAGGTGATATGCAGCTTCCCGAACTTTTATATATGATATACCAGAAGGGCGCCTCCGACCTGATTTTGAAGGTGGGGAACAAGCCCATGATGCGGCTGCAGGGAAGCCTGGTGCCGCTGGAGCTCCCCCCCCTCAATCCCGAGGACACCAAGCGTTTTGCGGTGGAGATCATGACCAAGGAGCAGCTGGAGCGTTTCCGCCGGGACAAGGAGCTGGACCTCTCCTGCTCCATCGCCAGCCTCTGCCGTTTCAGGGCCTCGGCCTTCATTCAGCGCGGGGAGTTCGGCCTGGTGTTCCGGCTGATCCCCAACAATATCCCCACCATGGATGAACTGGGCCTGCCCATCATCTCCAAGAACCTGGCCATGCGCCCCCGGGGCCTGGTGCTGGTGACCGGGCCGGCCGGCTGCGGGAAATCCACCACCATCGCCTCGATGATCAATACCCGCAACGCCAACCAGGAATGCCATATCATCACCGTCGAGGATCCCATAGAATTCGTCTATCAGGATGTCAAGGCCGAGATCAACCAACGGGAGGTGGGCAAGGACACCCTGTCATTCACCAACGCCCTTAAGAGCGTGCTGCGCCAGGATCCCGACGTGATCGTGGTGGGGGAGATGCGGGATCTGGAGACCATCTCCCTGGCCATCACCGCGGCCGAGACCGGACACCTGGTGCTCTCCACCCTGCA
This genomic interval carries:
- a CDS encoding type IV pili twitching motility protein PilT, producing MDQLMEELVLREASDLHIRVGEPPIYRIGGRLVRSEFPVLGENDTRTLLFSIMNVEQQKRFDQELELDFAFGLPGVARFRVNSFRQRGYAGAVMRVIPLKIKTIEEWGLPVIMKDLALMPRGLVLVTGPTGSGKSTSLAAMVEHINQRRQAHIITLEDPIEFLYKDSQSVIEQREVGSDTPSFASGLSHVMRQNPDVILVGEMRNYETMSLSIAAAETGHLVLATLHTTDAAQTVDRIINTYPPESQAQARVQLATVLQAVISQALLPAVGKSKLAGAFEIMLCTPAVRSVIRDGKTPQIYSLIQTGAKFGMQSLDQALKDLVRSGTVTLDDALAKSSNPQELEQSIGR
- a CDS encoding type IV pili twitching motility protein PilT, with product MQLPELLYMIYQKGASDLILKVGNKPMMRLQGSLVPLELPPLNPEDTKRFAVEIMTKEQLERFRRDKELDLSCSIASLCRFRASAFIQRGEFGLVFRLIPNNIPTMDELGLPIISKNLAMRPRGLVLVTGPAGCGKSTTIASMINTRNANQECHIITVEDPIEFVYQDVKAEINQREVGKDTLSFTNALKSVLRQDPDVIVVGEMRDLETISLAITAAETGHLVLSTLHTTDAMQTIDRIVDVFPPHQQTQVRMQLSGNLLGIISQVLLKRADGNGRVMAYEIMMVNSAIRNLIREAKTSQIPSAIQMGMKQGMTTLNHSLADLVRRKIVTPEEAFSHTDNQEDLKAILARPGPAAPAPAK